A genomic stretch from Nilaparvata lugens isolate BPH chromosome 8, ASM1435652v1, whole genome shotgun sequence includes:
- the LOC111062469 gene encoding multiple epidermal growth factor-like domains protein 11 gives MDYAIVYSLLLLALVSLADPQVHYDPTWIVQPANIRELFSLENSHDRNVRDTGTSKSSSSNNGTFSIESGVGPGICLNVTREKETKYEVKRKSTLNYVYKAGCKNTRSMMDCFEPRLEYTNEIVPVEHFVRVRTPFCCEGYTQVASRNSTSEEESSYISRSWPDGDIYCKPVCNPPCINGHCAAPNTCKCPKQMVLMEDNRTCEVPECKPDCVNADCVGHNKCKCHRLYVKDPSEVNFCVPHCSVPCKNNSYCYMPNECRCMNGHRRNPISEKCEPICQLNCVNGYCSTAKECTCFEGFTKVVGSNNKCEPKCENCKNGVCTAPGVCKCNDLYKYNEKTKNCEAECPSDCTQGCDIPMQCKGCKEGYTRTEGSLDCRPQCKGCQNGVCSAPGVCKCNHLYEYNETTKNCTPKCLKGCTRGCDTPMTCKECGEGYKIKNGSLECEPECKGCNNGVCTAPDVCKCNNLYEYNETTENCTPKCIEGCTRGCDTPMTCKKCEEGYKIKNGSLECEPECKGCNNGVCTAPGVCKCNDLYKYNGTTNNCTPECPEDCSAGCDSPMQCNACGEGYKRIVGGPNCEPECKGCGNGECMAPGVCLCKEGYARDLDDTECVPKCDPVCRNGVCSAPKTCTCFKGYHMVNESVCESDTASCSKSVEDKIKLTHNDSCVDLHEPLQLYTDYCSSQFTNSSCSDELLCSTPETETHPICSMHYMCEFVEVPMLHSHSVQLQCRWRNRKMLDKNTTIEFDSSANSTTAVRGSNANMQDDYLPLHFFRSDFHLKPCLLCLCPVNETRSFCSNESYAFRLCACGSSEMAVIIEDSENGLFKQYIHISNYILYFICILMIVVVLFAVKIKCNNMKNEAKTYVVSSFSNDLYCDGISKFEETEHVYAEIEYDGYEQPKNIMLEFNNS, from the exons ATGGATTATGCAATTGTGTACTCACTACTCCTACTTGCGTTGGTTTCACTGGCTGACCCACAAGTACATTATGATCCTACATGGATTGTTCAACCCGCGAATATTAGAGAGCTATTTTCTTTGGAGAATTCTCATGACAGGAATGTAAGAGACACCGGTACCTCCAAGTCTTCTTCTTCAAATAACGGCACCTTCTCTATAGAGTCTGGAGTTGGACCAGGAATTTGCCTAAACGTAACAAG GGAGAAAGAAACCAAGTATGAAGTGAAAAGGAAAAGTACTTTGAACTATGTGTACAAGGCTGGCTGCAAGAACACGAGGTCAATGATGGACTGCTTTGAACCTCGTCTCGAATACACAAATGAAATTGTTCCAGTG GAGCATTTTGTCAGAGTAAGAACCCCGTTCTGCTGTGAGGGATACACACAAGTTGCGAGTCGAAATTCAACATCAGAAGAGGAATCAAGTTATATAAGTAGATCATGGCCTGATGGTGACATTTATTGCAAGCCTGTTTGCAATCCTCCCTGCATCAATGGACACTGTGCCGCTCCTAATACATGCAAATGCCCCAAAC AAATGGTCCTCATGGAAGATAACAGAACATGTGAAGTGCCCGAATGTAAGCCAGATTGTGTGAATGCTGACTGTGTTGGTCACAACAAATGCAAATGCCATCGATTGTATGTTAAAGACCCATCAGAAGTGAACTTTTGTGTGCCCCACTGCTCAGTGCCCTGCAAAAACAACAGCTACTGCTATATGCCCAACGAATGTCGATGCATGAATGGACACAGGCGTAATCCAATCTCTGAAAAATGTGAACCAATTTGTCAACTGAACTGTGTTAATGGTTACTGTAGTACAGCAAAAGAGTGCACTTGTTTTGAAGGGTTTACAAAAGTGGTGGGAAGTAATAACAAGTGTGAACCCAAGTGTGAGAATTGTAAGAATGGTGTGTGCACAGCTCCCGGTGTTTGCAAGTGTAACGATTTGTATAAATACAATGAAAAGACAAAAAATTGTGAAGCAGAATGTCCTTCAGATTGTACCCAAGGCTGTGACATACCCATGCAGTGCAAAGGGTGTAAAGAGGGTTATACAAGGACGGAAGGTAGTTTGGATTGCCGTCCACAATGCAAGGGTTGCCAAAATGGTGTGTGCTCAGCTCCCGGTGTTTGCAAGTGTAACCATTTGTATGAATACAACGAAACTACAAAGAATTGTACACCAAAATGCCTTAAAGGATGTACCCGTGGTTGTGATACACCTATGACATGTAAAGAATGTggagaaggatataaaattaaaaatggtaGTCTTGAATGCGAGCCTGAATGTAAGGGATGTAACAACGGTGTATGCACAGCTCCTGATGTTTGCAAGTGTAACAATTTGTATGAATACAATGAAACAACAGAGAATTGTACACCAAAATGTATAGAAGGCTGTACCCGTGGTTGTGATACACCCATGACATGTAAAAAATGTGAGGAaggatataaaattaaaaatggtaGTCTTGAATGCGAGCCTGAATGTAAGGGATGTAACAACGGTGTATGCACAGCTCCCGGTGTTTGTAAATGTAATGATCTCTACAAATACAATGGAACAACCAACAATTGTACTCCTGAGTGCCCTGAAGACTGTTCAGCTGGTTGTGATTCGCCGATGCAGTGCAATGcatgtggagaaggatacaaGAGGATCGTTGGTGGCCCAAATTGTGAACCAGAATGCAAGGGGTGTGGAAATGGAGAATGTATGGCGCCAGGAGTGTGCTTATGTAAAGAAGGCTATGCTCGTGACTTGGATGACACAGAATGTGTTCCCAAGTGTGATCCCGTTTGTAGAAATGGCGTTTGCTCAGCTCCAAAAACATGCACTTGTTTCAAAGGTTatcacatggtgaatgaaagTGTCTGTGAAAGTGATACAGCATCGTGCAGTAAATCTGTTGAGGACAAAATTAAACTGACACACAATGATAGCTGTGTAGATTTACATGAACCTCTCCAACTGTACACTGATTACTGTTCATCACAGTTTACCAATTCATCATGCTCTGATGAATTATTGTGTTCCACTCCAGAGACAGAAACTCATCCAATTTGCAGTATGCATTACATGTGTGAATTTGTTGAGGTCCCTATGCTACACAGTCACTCAGTACAACTGCAATGTCGGTGGAGGAATCGAAAAATGCTTGACAAAAACACAACAATCGAATTTGATTCCAGTGCCAACAGTACAACGGCTGTGAGAGGTTCCAACGCTAACATGCAAGATGATTATCTACCGCTTCACTTCTTCAGATCAGACTTTCATCTAAAGCCTTGCCTGTTATGTTTATGTCCAGTCAATGAAACAAG GAGTTTCTGCTCGAATGAATCATATGCGTTCAGACTATGTGCTTGTGGCTCGTCGGAGATGGCTGTTATTATAGAAG ATTCAGAAAATGgtttattca